The sequence GGCTGAACACTGCCGTAATACAACTGCCAATTGGTGTTCGGCACAAGAACGTAGGCCTGCTGGCGAGCAATAGCTCGATCAATGGCGCTATTTATTATGGCTGCCGTTGTTAGGGCGGTGACTCCCCATACAACGGATTGGCCAAGCCACCAGCCCCAGGGCGGCGAGCTGGACACTCCATACCAACTGCCACCCCATGGCCTGTTGTTGTACCAACCTGAACTTCTTGCCCAGCCTGGGTTGTTGTAGTAGTTGTTGTTGACAACAACTCGTCGGGTCCAGATGTCGCGATTCTTGCGATTGTATTCGCGCCAGTTATTGCTATTCCAGTCTTTCCACTGGTTTTTGTCCTTAGCTCTTCGATCGTCCCAGCCCTGGTCATAGCCGCGTTCGTAGCCTTTTTCCTTGCCTTTTTCTTTGCCATATTTAAGGCCTTCCTCGTAGCCCTTCGTGGTGCCTTTTTCGTATCCCTTTTTCTTGCCCTTTTCCAGTCCCTCTTGATAGATGCGCTCTCGTTCTTTCTGATTTATATTTTGACCTTGTTTGTTGTCTTTGCCTGAATTTTGTTGCTTATCCTGTTGATTTTTTTTCTTTTTCTTTTTCTTTTCGTCTGCGTCTGCGTCCTGGTTCGCGATCCTTTGCCAGCCAGATGCGCCAGATTCTGAGGTGGTTGCCTCTGCGCTGGCTCTGTTAGCTGCCAAAACCGGTAGAGATCCTGTGCTGGCCATCAGTAGGGCCATCGCCAGGGAAGGAGCGGCGAGGCGATTGTTTGAGATCGGCAGGAATGGGAATCCCATGGTTGTCTCCTCGTTGGCTAGGTGTTGCGTTAATTCTGCTACTGATCTAGCTACGACCCACGGCCTTCATGTTGATGGGCATACCCGTTGTGAAACTGGCTAGCCCTGGCTGTTGGCTATTCCATTGGGCAGGGAAGCGGGCCTAGCCCGGCCGCCGCTGGCCCAGGCCTGCAGCGCCTCCAGTTGCTCCCTTGCGGTGCGCGAAAGGGGCACCACCTGGCTAGCGGCAGCGATGAGGTCGGCTTCGCCGAATTCCCGCTGCTCGGCGAAGGCCAGGTGCATGGCCTCGATCACGGTCTGCTCCAGTTCGGCGCCTGAGAATCCCGCAGTGCGATCTACCAGCACTTCCAGGGTGATGGTGTGCTTTGGCCGGCGGCGACGCAGCTGCAGATCTAGAATGGAGCGGCGTTCGTCAGCGCTGGGCAGATCCAGCAGGAAAATCTCGTCGAAGCGCCCCTTGCGCAGCAGTTCGCCTGGCAACTTGTCGACCCCATTGGCAGTGGCTACCACAAATACAGCGCTGGTTTTCTCTGCCATCCAGGTGAGCACCGTGCCCAGCACGCGCTGGCTGGTGCCCCCATCGCTGCGGGAATCGCCCCCAAAGCCTTTGTCGATCTCATCTATCCAGAGCACGCAGGGCGCCATCGCCTCCGCCCGCTGGATCATGTCGCGGGTGCGGGCCTCTGAAGCCCCAACCAAGCCGGCGAATAGCCGGCCCACATCCAGGCGCAGCAAGGGCATGCTCCAGCTGTGGGCTATCGCCTTGGCGGTGAGCGATTTGCCGGTGCCTTGGGGGCCCACCAGCAGCACGCCCCGGGGTAGGGGCAGGCCGTAGCGCATCGCTTCTTCGCTGAAGGCCATGTGGCGCTGCTCTAGCCAGTGCTTGAGGGCTTCGAGTCCACCGATATCGGCGGGGCTGGCCTCGCTTGGGCAGTACTCCAGCAGCTCGCTCTTGGCGATCGCCTGACGTTTCTCCTCCAGCACCTCGGCTAAATCCGCCTCCCCGAGTTGGCCGCGCCGCGCCAGGGCCCTGGCAGCTAGCTGGCGCACCCGCTGCTCACTGAGGCCGTGGCAAGCGGCGGTGAGCTGTTCGCACACAGCCGGTGCCATCGGGTAACCACTGGCGCCAGCAATAGTGCTGAGCAGTTGACGGATCTCTTCGGCATCAGGCAGGGGTAGGTCCAGCAAGGTGATGCTGTCTTCCAGTTCCCGGGGAATGGCCCAGTCGGGGGCTGTGATCACCAGGGTGCGGGGTGCCTGGCGCAGGCTCGAGGCCAGGTTGCGCAGCCGGCGGCAGACACCGGCGTCTTCGCAGTAGCGGTGAAAATCGCGCAGCACCAGCAGGGCCCCCTGCTCAGGCGGCAGGGGATCGAGGCAGGCCAGGGCAGCCATTGGGTTGCGAGTGGCCTCGCCGCTGCGGTTTGGGGCACCGCTCAAGCCATCAATGAAGTCCCAGCGCAGCAGGGTGCGGCCGCCCAGCCGCTGGGCGGCTTGCTCCAGCAGGCCATCAACCCGTTCCTCCTCGAGGCTGCGGATCCACAGAATCGGCGTGCGGGCCCGGATCAGTAGATCGAGTTGGTCGGCCCAGCTGTCTGTCACGGAGGGAGGCTCAGGGGTTCAGGCCCTGCAGGGCGCTCCAGCGGGAATCGATGCCGTCGCCGTCGCTGCTCCAGGTGGCTGGACCAGGGCAGTCTCTGCCGCAGTGGTTAACGATCGGTAGCAGCAGGTTTAGTTGCTCAAATACCCAGTGTTCTGGATCGAAATTGCCCCTGGGATCGAGCTGCTCCATCAGGCCGCTGTCGTCAGCCTCGCCCTCCATTGCCATCGAGTCGGATGGGATTGGGGCGGGTTCGCCGATCCAAAGCAGTTCCTGGTTGCTGGCGCGCAGGGGATGGTTGAAGTGCTGGAGGCAGCGGTCGCAGCAGAGGGTGACGATCGTTTCTGCTTTGCCCACCACCTCCAGCACGTTGCCTCGATGGCTGGCGTGCAGTTGGCCGCGAACCGGTGTGAGGCTGGCTAGACCCTCGATGGTTTGGTCAATCTGCCAATGGCGCCCAGCTTCCAGGTGCCGCAGATCCGAGATGGGAACAGGTCTAAGCCGCTCCCCGCCAATCTGCTCAGATTGATCTGGCCGCGGTGAATTGGACACGGGTCACTTCTTGCCCTTGGGTTCGAAGGGCAGGCGACCGCCGCTGGCAGACACAGTCACGGGTTGTTGCGCCATTTGCTGGTCAAGGATCGCCTGCAGGTTGTCGGGCAAGGCTTCACGGCTGAGCAGGAAGGTCTGCAGGGCCTGGAAGATGTTGGCCACCACCATGTAGAGCAGCACCCCAGCCGGCAGGGGGAAGAACAGGAACATGCCGGTGATCATCACCGGGGTGATCTTGTTGGCGGTGGATTGCTGAGGATTGGCGGGCATGCCCATGCCAGAAAGGATCTGGGAGGCAAAAAGGCTGGCGCCGAAACCTGCCACCAAGATGGCGATGTCCCAGTTCACGGCGCCGTCGGTCATAAAGCCCACCTGGCCGAGGGCCTTGATGAACAGGAAGCCGCTGCGGGCTGCCAGACCGGGGATCTTGGCCTCCACGGTGGCGTCGCCGGTGCCTAGGGCCGTGATCGTGCCATCAGCTGCCACGCTCACGACGCCTTCTCCCTTGGTCACGCTCCAGGCGGGGGTGTAGGCGTCGCCGTGGTCGATGCCCTGCAACACCGAAGCAAAGCTCGAGCCGTCTTTGGTGTGCAGCTTCACCTGGGCCGAATCACCCACCCCCAGCTTGGTGCCGCCTTCGAGGCTGGCGATCACCGGCACGTGGGTGGTTTCGGTAACGAAGATCGAATGGCTGGCGCTGTTGAAGGGCTTGGGCTCGACTGCGGCGATTTGCTCAGCGGGCAAAACCTTGAGGTTGAGGGTGTAGGGCACATCCGCGAAAGGTGAGCCTCGCAGGGTGGCGAACAGTGCAAACAGGATCGGCATCTGCACTAGCAGGGGCAGGCAGCCAGCCAGGGGGCTGCCGAACTCCTTCATCAGTTGGCCCAGCTCCTCCTGCTGCTTCTGGGGGTTGCTGGCGTATTTGGCCTTGATCTCGGCCTGCCGCTTCTGCATAGCGGGCTGGGCGATCCGCATGCGGCGGGCGTTGCGGATCGAGCCAGCGCTGAGCGGGAACAGGGCGAGGCGGATCACCACTGTGAGGGCGATGATTGCCAGTCCATAGCTGGGCACCAATCCGTAGAAGAAATCGAGGATTGGGAGCAGCAGGTTGTCGGAGATGTAGCCGATCACGGCAGAGGGGCTCTCGAGGTAGGGGGGAGCGTGGGCTCAGTGTGACTGATGGTCTAGGCGGCCATGCCCTTGGGTGTGGAGCTTTTGGCTTGGCGGCGCTCCTCGATGTAGGCCTCGAGCTCCCGGAACCCTGGCACTGCGCGCATCTCGAGCTTGGAGCCGTCGTTGAGCACCAGCACCATGTCGCCCCAGAGGCCGAAGCCGCGGGGCACACTGCGCACCTCCCTGATTTGGCTGTACACAACCTGGGTGCGGTCGCGCCCCAGCCAGCCACCATTCACCTCAATGCGGCGACTGGTGATCCGGAAACGCAGCCATAGAGCCCGCACGATCGCTCCAACGGCGAAAGGAATGCCGATGAGGGTGAGCCCGAGCACCAAATTGAAGATCAGATCTCCCTTGGCGGGCCCGCCTTCGTAGAAAACGCTTTCCTGAATGGAGGCGGTGGGGGCAGTACTCATCGCGTCAGGCCTGCTTGGTGAAGAAGTTGACTGCATTCTCCCAGCAAGGCCTGAGGGCATTGCTCAGCGCTGCCGGGTTTGAGGCTGAGTAGCAGCCAGAGGCAGCGCTGGCCATCGCCGATTTGCTGGGCAAGTAGGTGCTCGTGCAGCAGGCGGCGCAGGCGATTGCGGCGCACGGATCGTTTGTGCACCTTGCTGCTAATCACAATCCCGCAGCGCCAGCTGCTGGGGGGACTTGACTGCTGCTTTGTAGGTAGGAGTTGGGGCAGGGCGTCCAAAACGCGGAGCAACAAAAAAGGGCCGTGCGTTTTGCGGCCCTTCTGATACACACGGTCAAACACCCGTTGCCCCTTGAGCCGGTGGCACTGGGGCAAGGCCAAGGCTCTTAAACGGCGAGGCGGGCCCGGCCGCGGCGGCGGCGGGTGCGGATTACGCGGCGGCCTGTGTGGCTGCGCATGCGCACACGAAAACCAGATACGCGCTTGCGCTTACGACTTGTTCCTTCCAGGGTGCGCTTGGTCATGGCTGGCTCTTCGCTGCGCTTATTGCGTCGGTAATGGGCGTAAGGGCCAACCTATCAGGCGGGGTTGGCACCCCCCCCCAGTCAGTACCGCCCCTACTCAGTACCGGCTCAGCTCAGTTGTTAGGTGGATCGATCTGAATCAGCCAGCTGCCCAGGTAGCCGGCCATCGGCACGTCGCCGGGGGCTTGGGCTAAGGCATTGAACTGATACATCCCGATGTTGAAGGGATTGAAGATGTTCATGTACACCCCGATGGTGCCCGTGTCTGGTATGGGGGTGTCTGGGAAAATCTCAATAGCGCTGCCGTTGGCTGCTACTTCGATCGTGGCTGGAATGGTCTCCTTGCACCTGGTGCGAGACATCATGCCGCCCTCACTCATCTTGCATAGCTGGATTCGCTTGGGGTCAATTTTGGCGTCGAAATAGCTTGGGATGGTTATGCTTAATTTGAGAATTGCGGTTTTGCGATCTTTTGGTCTAAGTATCAAGTAGTACTCCGAGCGCTTGAGGCGCTGGGTGTCGGTCATGAAGAAGTAGAGCTTGCGGTAGTCCTTGGTGTTATCCCAGCGGAACTCCATCAGGCTGGGTGTGCCTTGGGCCAGGCTCGGCTGGATACCGGTGCTAAGGGCAACTGCTCCAGTAACGAGAGCGGCGCTGGCGGCCAGGGCCGGGAGAGCGAGTTGGTGGCGAAGGCGAGGGAAACCCATCAGGGCTGCATCATTAAGTGATTCGATTCTCAGCAGGGAGCTGCTGCCCCGGTGCCTGAGGTGGCCGGCCCCAAAGGTGGCGGCGGGCCTATGGCTGAGCCCGATCGGGACGCAGGCCAGCTGCCTCGCGCAGGTAGGGGTGCACCGGTATCTGCTGCGGTTGCAGCCATGCATGGGCCAGCAGTCGGATGCAGCGAGGTAGATCGCCGGCTACTTCCATTTGCTGGCAATCGAGCAAAGCCACCTGGTCCCAGCCTGGCTGGCGCCTGGCGATGGCCGCTGGGAAGCAGGCATCGAGATCCCGGGTTACCGAAAAGGTCACCGACACCAGCTGCTCGCCTTGGAGTCCATTGCGCTCCATCAGGGCATCCACAAGCTCCTTGACGCAGGCTTGAATCGCCTCGACACTGTTCAGCTCGGCGGTGGTGGCCCCGCGCAGGGCCCGCAGCACAAAACCAGCGTTCATGGCCTGTATAGCCACAGGGGTTGACCGCTCCAGGCCAGTTCCAGGCTGAAGCTCTCGATCAGCTGGCGCAGTTGGCTGCGGCCCGGCAGCACACCTCCAAAGCGTTTGGGCGGGGTGCCAAAGGTGATTGGGCGGGTTTTCTCAGGGTCGAGGCCGGCCAGCTCGGCGGCCAGGCGCCTGGCCGTCTCCTCGTCACCTAGCACGTCTACTAAACCCAGCTCCAGGGCTTGGGCGCCGCTGAACACCCGTCCATCGGCGAAGCCGCGCACCGTTTCTTGGTTAAGCCCCCTTCCCGTTGCTACGGCCTCCACAAACTGGTGGTAGCTCGAATCAATAAGACTCTGCAGCAGTTTGCGTTCCCCTTCGCTGAGAGAGCGATCCGGCGAAAGAATGTCTTTGTAGAGACCGCTCTTGACGGTTTCAAAGCTCACGCCCAGCCGCTCCAGCAGCTTGGAGAGGTTGTTGCCCCGCAGAATCACGCCGATCGAGCCGGTGATCGTGCCTGGGTTGGACACAATTTTTTCGGCGGCAACTCCGATGTAAACCCCGCCTGAGGCGGAAATGTTGCCGAAGCTGGCCACCACCTTGCAGCCCTTCTCTCGTAGGCGCAGTAGGGCGCTGTAGATCTCCTGGCTGTCGCCCACGGTGCCGCCGGGGCTATCGATGCGCAGCAACAGAGCAGGACACTCCCGTTGCTCCACCTGGCGCAGGGCCTTGATCACCCGGCTGCGGGTGGGGCCGGCGATTGGTCCTTCGATGGCAATGCGCGCCAGGGTGCGACGGGTCTTGCGGCGCCAGGGCCAGGGCATTTGGGATAGGTGAAGTGGTTGGATCTTAAAAACAAAGCCTTCGCCGGCCAGGAAGCTCATGCCCCAGGCCCTGCGATGGCCCTTGATGTTGCTCCCTTTTGCGCTGTGGGGCACGGCGATGGCGGCGATGCGGCCCCTGCTGGAATCCGGCAGTCCCCTGCAGGTGGCAAGCCTGCGGCTGCTGCCCGCGGGGGTTCTGGTGCTGCTGGCCGCCCTGTTGCTGGGCCGCTCGCTGCGGGTGGCTGCCGTTGATTGGCCCTGGTTACTGGCCTTTGCCCTGGTGGACGGCAGCCTCTTCCAGGGGCTACTGGCTAGGGGCCTGGGCCAAACCGGGGCGGGCCTCGGTTCGGTACTTATTGATTCTCAGCCCCTGCTGGTGGCTCTGCTGGCCCGCAGTTTGTTTGGGGAGGCGATCAATCCGGTGGGCTGGGTGGGTCTGCTGCTGGGGTTGCTAGGCATTCTTTGCCTGGGTTTGCCGGCACCGGTGCTGCGCCACTGGTGGCTCGATGGTCCGGTCGCCCTTGGCGAACAGGCCTGGAGCCATGGGGAGCTGTGGATGCTGGCGGCTGCGGCGGCGATGGCCATCGGCACGGTGCTGAGTCGCTACGCCAGCCGCCAGAGCGATCCGGTGGCAATTACCGGCTGGCACCTTCTGCTTGGTGGTCTGCCGCTGCTGGGCGGGGTCGCCTGGGAGGGGCCCCTGCTGCCCAGCTGGAGCCTGGGAGAATGGGGATTAATGGCTTATGCCACCGTGCTCGGCAGCGCCCTGGCCTATGGCCTCTTTTTCTGGTTTGCCAACAGTGGTGACCTCACAGGTTTCACCGCTCTCACCTTCTTAACTCCCGTCTTCGCCCTGCTCTGTGGGGTTTGGCTGCTTGGTGAGCAGTTGCAGCCGCTGCAGTGGCTCGGGGCCCTGCTGGCCTTGGTGTCGGTGCTGTTGATCAACCGGCGCCAGCAGCTCTGGCGCGGCACCTCCCTGCTGGAGCAGCCCTGATGCGGATCCTGGTGGTGAGTACTCCGGTGGGAGCCCTGGGCAGTGGCCGCGGCGGTGGTGTGGAGCTAACGGCCTGCGCCCTGGTGGCGGGGTTGTTGGGGCGGGGCCACCGGGTGACGGTGCTGGCGGCCGAGGGGTCGGTGTTGCCCAGCTCCTGCCTCGCCGCCGAACTTTGGACCAGTAGCGGCAGCTCCCAGACCAGCGCCCAGCACCAGCAGCGCAATGCCGCGATCACGATGCCGGCCGATGGCCTGCTGCAGGCCTTCTGGCGGCGGGCGCTATTGGAGGGGCCTGGGGCCGGCTTTGAGGCGGTGATCAACCTGGCCTACGACTGGCTGCCTCTCTGGTTGACGCCCATAGCGCCCCTGCCCCTGTTTCACCTGGTGAGCATGGGTTCGGTGAGTGAGGCGATGGATTTGGCGATTGCCGAGCTGGCGGCTTGGGATCAGCGGCGCCTTGCTTTTCATACGCGCGTTCAGGCGGAGGATTTTTGTTTGCCCCAGGCGCCGGTGGTGCTGGGCAATGGCTTTGACCTAGACGCCTATGGCTTCTGCGCCGAGCCTGAGCCGCTGCTCGGCTGGGCCGGCCGGGTGGCGCCGGAGAAGGGGCT is a genomic window of Cyanobium sp. Tous-M-B4 containing:
- the rnpA gene encoding ribonuclease P protein component encodes the protein MALPQCHRLKGQRVFDRVYQKGRKTHGPFLLLRVLDALPQLLPTKQQSSPPSSWRCGIVISSKVHKRSVRRNRLRRLLHEHLLAQQIGDGQRCLWLLLSLKPGSAEQCPQALLGECSQLLHQAGLTR
- a CDS encoding DUF177 domain-containing protein; the protein is MSNSPRPDQSEQIGGERLRPVPISDLRHLEAGRHWQIDQTIEGLASLTPVRGQLHASHRGNVLEVVGKAETIVTLCCDRCLQHFNHPLRASNQELLWIGEPAPIPSDSMAMEGEADDSGLMEQLDPRGNFDPEHWVFEQLNLLLPIVNHCGRDCPGPATWSSDGDGIDSRWSALQGLNP
- a CDS encoding AAA family ATPase, encoding MTDSWADQLDLLIRARTPILWIRSLEEERVDGLLEQAAQRLGGRTLLRWDFIDGLSGAPNRSGEATRNPMAALACLDPLPPEQGALLVLRDFHRYCEDAGVCRRLRNLASSLRQAPRTLVITAPDWAIPRELEDSITLLDLPLPDAEEIRQLLSTIAGASGYPMAPAVCEQLTAACHGLSEQRVRQLAARALARRGQLGEADLAEVLEEKRQAIAKSELLEYCPSEASPADIGGLEALKHWLEQRHMAFSEEAMRYGLPLPRGVLLVGPQGTGKSLTAKAIAHSWSMPLLRLDVGRLFAGLVGASEARTRDMIQRAEAMAPCVLWIDEIDKGFGGDSRSDGGTSQRVLGTVLTWMAEKTSAVFVVATANGVDKLPGELLRKGRFDEIFLLDLPSADERRSILDLQLRRRRPKHTITLEVLVDRTAGFSGAELEQTVIEAMHLAFAEQREFGEADLIAAASQVVPLSRTAREQLEALQAWASGGRARPASLPNGIANSQG
- the yidC gene encoding membrane protein insertase YidC, translated to MIGYISDNLLLPILDFFYGLVPSYGLAIIALTVVIRLALFPLSAGSIRNARRMRIAQPAMQKRQAEIKAKYASNPQKQQEELGQLMKEFGSPLAGCLPLLVQMPILFALFATLRGSPFADVPYTLNLKVLPAEQIAAVEPKPFNSASHSIFVTETTHVPVIASLEGGTKLGVGDSAQVKLHTKDGSSFASVLQGIDHGDAYTPAWSVTKGEGVVSVAADGTITALGTGDATVEAKIPGLAARSGFLFIKALGQVGFMTDGAVNWDIAILVAGFGASLFASQILSGMGMPANPQQSTANKITPVMITGMFLFFPLPAGVLLYMVVANIFQALQTFLLSREALPDNLQAILDQQMAQQPVTVSASGGRLPFEPKGKK
- a CDS encoding DMT family transporter, coding for MPQALRWPLMLLPFALWGTAMAAMRPLLESGSPLQVASLRLLPAGVLVLLAALLLGRSLRVAAVDWPWLLAFALVDGSLFQGLLARGLGQTGAGLGSVLIDSQPLLVALLARSLFGEAINPVGWVGLLLGLLGILCLGLPAPVLRHWWLDGPVALGEQAWSHGELWMLAAAAAMAIGTVLSRYASRQSDPVAITGWHLLLGGLPLLGGVAWEGPLLPSWSLGEWGLMAYATVLGSALAYGLFFWFANSGDLTGFTALTFLTPVFALLCGVWLLGEQLQPLQWLGALLALVSVLLINRRQQLWRGTSLLEQP
- the aroH gene encoding chorismate mutase, with protein sequence MNAGFVLRALRGATTAELNSVEAIQACVKELVDALMERNGLQGEQLVSVTFSVTRDLDACFPAAIARRQPGWDQVALLDCQQMEVAGDLPRCIRLLAHAWLQPQQIPVHPYLREAAGLRPDRAQP
- a CDS encoding DUF2808 domain-containing protein, whose protein sequence is MGFPRLRHQLALPALAASAALVTGAVALSTGIQPSLAQGTPSLMEFRWDNTKDYRKLYFFMTDTQRLKRSEYYLILRPKDRKTAILKLSITIPSYFDAKIDPKRIQLCKMSEGGMMSRTRCKETIPATIEVAANGSAIEIFPDTPIPDTGTIGVYMNIFNPFNIGMYQFNALAQAPGDVPMAGYLGSWLIQIDPPNN
- a CDS encoding PH domain-containing protein, translating into MSTAPTASIQESVFYEGGPAKGDLIFNLVLGLTLIGIPFAVGAIVRALWLRFRITSRRIEVNGGWLGRDRTQVVYSQIREVRSVPRGFGLWGDMVLVLNDGSKLEMRAVPGFRELEAYIEERRQAKSSTPKGMAA
- a CDS encoding glycosyltransferase, which codes for MRILVVSTPVGALGSGRGGGVELTACALVAGLLGRGHRVTVLAAEGSVLPSSCLAAELWTSSGSSQTSAQHQQRNAAITMPADGLLQAFWRRALLEGPGAGFEAVINLAYDWLPLWLTPIAPLPLFHLVSMGSVSEAMDLAIAELAAWDQRRLAFHTRVQAEDFCLPQAPVVLGNGFDLDAYGFCAEPEPLLGWAGRVAPEKGLEDAAAAAAQLGLPLAVWGLVEDQDYAAAVEASVPAGTLQWRGFLPTDQLQQQLGHCQALLNTPKWNEAYGNVVVEALACGVPVVAYRRGGPGELVQPGFTGLLVEPDDVTALAAAVAQVGAIERRACRAWVEANATRAVLAQRVEAWLLAGLGL
- the sppA gene encoding signal peptide peptidase SppA; the encoded protein is MPWPWRRKTRRTLARIAIEGPIAGPTRSRVIKALRQVEQRECPALLLRIDSPGGTVGDSQEIYSALLRLREKGCKVVASFGNISASGGVYIGVAAEKIVSNPGTITGSIGVILRGNNLSKLLERLGVSFETVKSGLYKDILSPDRSLSEGERKLLQSLIDSSYHQFVEAVATGRGLNQETVRGFADGRVFSGAQALELGLVDVLGDEETARRLAAELAGLDPEKTRPITFGTPPKRFGGVLPGRSQLRQLIESFSLELAWSGQPLWLYRP
- the rpmH gene encoding 50S ribosomal protein L34, whose product is MTKRTLEGTSRKRKRVSGFRVRMRSHTGRRVIRTRRRRGRARLAV